One segment of Rhipicephalus sanguineus isolate Rsan-2018 chromosome 6, BIME_Rsan_1.4, whole genome shotgun sequence DNA contains the following:
- the LOC119396280 gene encoding bcl-2-like protein 2: MARKLVEVSDDSASSSSSANSGDANGGRSTPTGTQRPLLLPLQTQMSIPLPLLRSTPTHEETREEGRVLLSSFVDYQVAQEGAAMDAGASSESIGDMVYSHTIDEEDIGTPHSRTEAEALHPVYRNMGRELRALADRFSQSRERIRVRQEADSLDLSSLTRDNLTTLMLELFEDGFSRERLVTFFFFCSDLILKSVRCSVGGLRWQVVAWVWAFLRDRVCCWVLQHGGWEAVLTNYLPKLAITAAGFAVCVGVVFYIWKNW, from the coding sequence ATGCGAACGGAGGACGATCAACTCCCACCGGCACACAACGACCACTTCTCCTTCCTCTACAGACGCAGATGAGCATTCCCCTCCCACTGCTGCGCAGCACACCGACGCACGAGGAAACGCGGGAGGAAGGCCGAGTGCTTCTCAGCTCGTTTGTGGACTATCAGGTGGCGCAGGAAGGAGCCGCCATGGACGCTGGGGCCAGCAGCGAGTCCATCGGTGACATGGTGTACAGCCACACCATCGATGAAGAAGACATTGGTACTCCGCACAGTCGCACCGAGGCGGAGGCCCTGCACCCCGTTTACCGCAACATGGGTCGCGAGCTGCGCGCCCTCGCGGACCGTTTTTCCCAGAGCCGGGAACGAATACGGGTGCGACAGGAAGCCGACTCGCTGGACCTCTCGAGCCTGACCCGAGACAACCTCACAACGCTCATGCTCGAGCTCTTTGAGGACGGCTTCAGCCGCGAGAGGCTGGTcacatttttcttcttctgcagCGACCTCATCCTGAAGTCTGTCCGTTGCTCCGTGGGTGGACTGCGTTGGCAGGTTGTTGCCTGGGTGTGGGCTTTTCTCCGCGACCGCGTCTGTTGCTGGGTGCTCCAGCATGGCGGGTGGGAGGCCGTGCTCACAAACTATTTGCCCAAGTTGGCCATCACGGCCGCGGGCTTTGCAGTGTGCGTGGGTGTTGTATTTTACATATGGAAGAACTGGTGA
- the LOC119396277 gene encoding ataxin-10 — protein sequence MSEGTIAGDEKVNRDPICLLTPRLHSCLQELAALRTSGQPVPSETWSSVEAVAQALSSTWDEAVEWDAVADLFRFLRNAFAGSPENATAATRNEVLMQSVKALVTGLCELHIKDSSHAECIVGLRCSLQSLGNLVCSHQACENLVWELLTAQECQMCTALLSSPDIKVRQYSSMVLYNCLSPAHVDSLLSSAGSVGMIESLADMLANTESEWSLFILERLLQHDDLVTVFQKLSARCRCVLLDIAADNLTKTRGEDSPLPISLPFLEHAQSQMLERVWTMTKCLEAAAAGDPEISEICKLLKVLCLASAHEELKSSFADGSELLATALEVLKTVHLLGKSSDNAFTPAQHLDDFTGVDRGTSELTDHHSFGFKRDLVQLIGNMCHQNRKHQDMIRNLDGIPVILDVCNLDAKNPFIIQHVILAIRNLLEGNVENQAVVGSLVQQGVVTDSPLIKEMGIEIE from the exons CGGGCAGCCTGTGCCCAGTGAAACATGGAGCTCTGTGGAAGCCGTTGCCCAGGCACTCTCTTCCACTTGGGACGAGGCTGTAGAATGGGACGCAGTGGCTGACCTTTTTCGCTTCTTGCGAAATGCTTTTGCCGGCTCCCCCGAAAACGCCACTGCCGCAACCAG GAATGAAGTGCTGATGCAAAGTGTAAAGGCTCTGGTGACGGGCCTCTGTGAGCTTCACATCAAGGATTCTTCCCATGCCG AGTGCATAGTTGGGCTTCGGTGTAGTTTGCAGAGCCTGGGAAACCTTGTGTGTAGCCACCAGGCCTGCGAGAACCTTGTATGGGAACTGCTGACAGCACAGGAATGCCAAAT GTGTACCGCCCTCCTTAGCAGCCCTGACATCAAGGTGCGGCAATACAGTAGCATGGTTCTGTACAACTGCCTTTCACCAGCGCACGTGGATAGTCTCTTATCATCAGCTGGTTCTGTGGGCATGATAGAGAGCCTTGCAGACATGCTAGCCAACACAGAGTCTGAATGGAG CCTTTTCATTCTGGAGCGGCTACTTCAGCACGATGACTTGGTGACTGTCTTCCAAAAGTTGTCTGCTCGTTGCAG GTGTGTACTGTTGGACATCGCTGCTGACAACCTTACAAAGACACGAGGGGAAGACTCACCGCTTCCAATCTCCTTACCTTTCTTAGAACATGCCCAAAGTCAGATGCTGGAGAGAGTATGGACCATGACAAAATGCTTGGAAGCAGCTGCTGCTGGTGACCCG GAAATTTCAGAGATTTGTAAGCTGTTGAAGGTCTTATGTTTGGCCTCTGCACATGAGGAGCTGAAGAGTTCATTCGCTGATGGTTCAGAGCTCCTTGCAACTGCATTGG AGGTCTTGAAGACAGTTCATCTTCTTGGCAAATCAAGCGATAATGCATTTACACCCGCACAACACCTTGATGACTTCACTGGTGTTGACAGGGGAACCTCAGAGTTGACTGATCACCACAGCTTCGGCTTCAAGCGGGATTTAGTTCAACTCATTGGCAACATGTGTCATCAGAACAGGAAACATCAAGACATG ATAAGGAACTTGGATGGAATACCCGTCATACTGGATGTCTGCAATCTGGATGCCAAAAATCCTT TCATAATACAGCATGTCATCTTGGCAATCAGGAATCTCCTGGAAGGAAACGTCGAGAAtcaggccgttgtgggaagccTTGTTCAGCAGGGTGTTGTTACCGATTCTCCGCTGATAAAAGAAATGGGGATCGAGATAGAATAA